A window of the Synechococcus sp. JA-3-3Ab genome harbors these coding sequences:
- the psaA gene encoding photosystem I core protein PsaA — MTTTPKEREPKVKVSVDIDPVPTSFEKWAKPGHFDRSLARGPKTTTWIWNLHALAHDFDSHTSDLEDVSRKIFSAHFGHLAVVFVWLSGMYYHGAQFSNYSAWLADPINIKPSAQVVWPIFGQEILNGDVGGGFEGIRITSGLFHLWRAAGITNEFQLLCTAIGGLVMAGLCLFAGWFHYHKRAPKLEWFQNVESMLNHHLAGLLGLGSLAWAGHQIHVAIPINKMLDAGVPAAQIPLPHEFILKPALMKEMFPSVDWGLFSGVVPFFTLDWGKYAEFLTFKGGLDPQTGALWLTDQAHHHLAIAVLFIVAGHMYRTNWGIGHSIKEILEAHKGPFTGEGHKGLYEVLTSSWHAQLAINLAMVGSLSIIVAQHMYAMNPYPYMGIDYATQISLFTHHMWIGGIFIVGGAAHGAIYMVRDYDPAVNRNNVLDRVIRHRDAIISHLNWVCLFLGFHAFGFYVHNDTMQALGRPQDMFSDTGIQLQPIFAQWIQSLHTKAIASTAPYVGASVSPIFGGDVVAVGGKVSMMPMVLGTADFMVHHIHAMTIHITVLILLKGVLFARSSRLIPDKAKLGFRFPCDGPGRGGTCQVSGWDHVFLGLFWMYNAISIVIFHFSWKMQSDIWGTVNPDGTIEHITGGNFATSAININGWLRDFLWAQSVQVINSYGSELSAYGLLFLGAHFVWAFSLMFLFSGRGYWQELIESIVWAHNKLKVAPAIQPRALSIIQGRAVGVAHYLLGGIVTTWAFFLARFAALG; from the coding sequence ATGACAACTACGCCAAAGGAGCGAGAGCCAAAGGTCAAGGTTTCGGTGGATATCGATCCGGTCCCCACCTCATTTGAGAAGTGGGCCAAGCCGGGGCACTTCGATCGCAGCCTGGCGCGTGGGCCCAAGACCACGACCTGGATCTGGAACCTCCATGCTCTTGCTCATGACTTCGACAGTCACACCAGCGACTTAGAAGACGTCTCTCGGAAGATCTTCTCCGCTCACTTCGGCCACCTGGCGGTGGTCTTTGTCTGGCTGAGCGGCATGTACTACCACGGAGCTCAGTTCTCCAACTATTCTGCTTGGCTGGCGGATCCGATTAACATCAAGCCCAGCGCCCAAGTGGTCTGGCCCATCTTCGGCCAGGAGATCCTCAACGGCGATGTGGGCGGCGGCTTTGAAGGGATCCGCATCACGTCGGGTCTATTCCACCTCTGGCGAGCTGCCGGCATCACCAATGAGTTTCAACTCCTCTGCACCGCTATCGGCGGTCTGGTGATGGCTGGCCTCTGCCTGTTCGCCGGCTGGTTCCACTACCACAAGCGGGCTCCCAAGCTGGAGTGGTTCCAAAACGTGGAGTCGATGCTCAACCACCACCTGGCGGGCCTGCTGGGGCTGGGCTCGCTGGCCTGGGCCGGTCACCAAATCCACGTGGCCATCCCCATCAACAAGATGTTGGATGCGGGCGTGCCGGCGGCTCAGATCCCTCTGCCCCACGAGTTCATCCTCAAGCCGGCCCTGATGAAGGAGATGTTCCCCAGCGTGGATTGGGGCCTCTTCAGCGGGGTGGTGCCTTTCTTTACGTTGGACTGGGGCAAGTACGCGGAGTTCCTCACCTTCAAGGGTGGCCTGGATCCGCAAACGGGCGCCCTCTGGCTGACGGATCAGGCCCACCACCACCTGGCCATTGCCGTGCTCTTTATCGTGGCCGGCCACATGTACCGCACTAACTGGGGCATCGGCCACTCCATCAAAGAGATCCTGGAAGCCCACAAGGGCCCCTTCACCGGCGAGGGCCACAAGGGTCTCTACGAAGTGCTGACCAGCTCCTGGCACGCCCAACTGGCCATTAACTTGGCCATGGTGGGATCCCTGAGCATCATCGTGGCGCAGCACATGTACGCCATGAACCCCTACCCCTACATGGGCATCGACTACGCCACCCAGATCTCCCTCTTTACCCACCACATGTGGATAGGCGGCATCTTCATCGTTGGCGGCGCTGCCCACGGGGCCATCTACATGGTTCGCGACTATGACCCGGCGGTGAACCGCAACAACGTCTTGGATCGGGTGATCCGCCACCGCGACGCCATCATCAGCCACCTGAACTGGGTGTGCCTGTTCCTGGGCTTCCACGCCTTCGGCTTCTACGTCCACAACGACACGATGCAGGCGCTGGGCCGTCCGCAGGACATGTTCTCGGACACCGGCATCCAACTGCAGCCCATCTTTGCCCAGTGGATTCAATCCCTGCACACTAAGGCCATCGCCAGCACCGCTCCCTATGTGGGCGCTTCGGTCAGCCCCATCTTCGGCGGCGACGTGGTGGCTGTGGGCGGCAAGGTGTCGATGATGCCGATGGTGTTGGGCACGGCGGACTTCATGGTGCACCACATCCACGCCATGACCATCCACATCACCGTGCTGATCCTGCTCAAGGGAGTGCTGTTTGCCCGCTCTTCCCGCCTGATCCCCGATAAGGCCAAGCTGGGCTTCCGCTTCCCCTGCGATGGCCCGGGCCGCGGCGGCACCTGCCAGGTCTCCGGCTGGGATCACGTGTTCCTGGGGCTGTTCTGGATGTACAACGCCATCTCGATTGTGATCTTCCACTTCAGCTGGAAGATGCAGAGCGACATCTGGGGCACCGTCAACCCCGATGGCACGATCGAGCACATCACGGGCGGCAACTTCGCAACCAGCGCCATCAACATCAACGGCTGGCTGCGGGACTTCCTGTGGGCGCAATCGGTGCAGGTGATCAACTCCTACGGCTCGGAGCTGTCGGCCTATGGGTTGCTCTTCCTGGGTGCCCACTTCGTCTGGGCCTTCAGCTTGATGTTCCTGTTCAGCGGCCGTGGCTACTGGCAGGAGCTCATTGAGTCCATCGTCTGGGCCCATAACAAACTGAAAGTCGCTCCGGCCATCCAACCCCGCGCCCTGAGCATCATCCAGGGTCGGGCGGTCGGTGTGGCCCACTACCTGCTGGGCGGGATCGTCACCACGTGGGCGTTCTTCCTGGCACGGTTTGCCGCACTCGGCTAA
- the psaB gene encoding photosystem I core protein PsaB — MATTATRFPQFSQDLASDPTTRRLWYGIATAHDFETHDGMTEERLYQKLFATHFGHLAIIFLWASGNVFHIAWQGNYEQWVANPTGVTPIAHAIWDPQFGKAAVEAFTQPGGGGPVNAAYSGLYYWFNTIGLRTNGDLYAGAIGLLLLAAVFLFAGWLHLQPRFRPSLSWFKNAEARLNHHLAGLFGVSSLAWAGHLVHVAIPESRGQHVGWDNFLTTLPHPAGLKPFFTLNWGVYAQNPDTANHVWGTAEGAGTAILTFLGGFNPNTQSLWLTDMAHHHLAIAVIFIVAGHMYRTNWGIGHSIREILGAHNPPKGTPFGGLLGEGHRGLYDTVNNSLHFQLALALACLGVVTSLVAQHMYALNPYVFMSMDHTTEAALYTHHQYIAGFLMVGAFAHGAIFLVRDYDPEANKNNVLARVLDHKEAIISHLSWVSLFLGFHTLGLYVHNDVMQAFGTPEKQILIEPVFAQFIQASHGKMIYGMDVLLSNPDSIASTAWPNYGNVWLPGWLQAINDPNGFLFLPIGPGDFLVHHAIALGLHTTTLILVKGALDARGSKLMPDKKDFGYSFPCDGPGRGGTCDISAWDAFYLAMFWMLNTIGWVTFYWHWKHLGIWSGNTAQFNENSTYLMGWLRDYLWANSAQLINGYNPYGMNNLAVWAWMFLFGHLVWATGFMFLISWRGYWQELIETLVWAHERTPLANLIRWKDKPVALSIVQGRLVGLAHFTVGYVLTYAAFVIASTASLSG; from the coding sequence ATGGCAACTACTGCAACTCGTTTTCCCCAATTCAGCCAAGACCTGGCCAGCGATCCCACCACTCGGCGTCTGTGGTACGGCATTGCCACCGCCCACGACTTCGAGACCCACGATGGCATGACGGAGGAGCGGCTTTACCAAAAGCTGTTTGCCACCCACTTCGGCCATCTGGCGATCATCTTCCTGTGGGCTTCTGGCAACGTCTTTCACATCGCCTGGCAAGGCAACTATGAACAATGGGTGGCCAACCCCACGGGGGTCACCCCCATCGCCCACGCCATCTGGGATCCCCAGTTCGGCAAGGCGGCGGTGGAGGCCTTTACCCAACCTGGAGGCGGCGGCCCTGTCAACGCGGCTTACTCCGGCCTCTACTACTGGTTCAACACCATCGGCCTGCGCACCAACGGCGATCTCTACGCCGGCGCCATCGGCCTGTTGTTGTTGGCGGCGGTGTTCTTGTTTGCCGGCTGGCTGCACCTGCAGCCCCGCTTCCGCCCCAGCCTGAGCTGGTTTAAGAACGCCGAGGCCCGCCTCAACCACCACCTGGCCGGCCTGTTTGGTGTCAGCTCCTTGGCCTGGGCAGGCCACCTGGTGCACGTGGCCATCCCCGAGTCGCGCGGACAGCACGTGGGCTGGGACAACTTCCTCACCACGCTGCCCCATCCGGCGGGCCTAAAGCCCTTCTTTACCCTAAACTGGGGGGTCTATGCCCAGAACCCGGATACGGCCAACCACGTCTGGGGCACGGCAGAAGGGGCGGGCACGGCCATCCTCACCTTCTTGGGCGGCTTCAACCCCAACACCCAGTCCCTGTGGCTGACGGACATGGCCCACCACCACCTGGCCATTGCCGTGATCTTCATCGTGGCTGGGCACATGTACCGCACCAACTGGGGCATCGGCCACAGCATCCGCGAGATCCTGGGCGCCCACAACCCGCCGAAGGGCACCCCCTTCGGGGGCCTGCTGGGCGAAGGGCACAGGGGCCTCTACGACACGGTCAACAACTCCCTGCACTTCCAGTTGGCGTTGGCGCTGGCCTGCTTGGGAGTGGTGACCTCGCTGGTGGCGCAGCACATGTACGCCCTCAACCCCTACGTGTTCATGTCGATGGATCACACCACGGAGGCGGCTCTCTACACCCATCACCAGTACATCGCTGGCTTCTTGATGGTGGGGGCCTTTGCCCACGGGGCCATCTTCCTGGTGCGGGACTACGATCCGGAGGCCAACAAGAACAACGTGCTGGCGCGGGTGCTGGATCACAAAGAAGCGATTATCTCCCACCTCAGCTGGGTATCGCTGTTCCTGGGCTTCCACACGCTGGGGCTGTACGTCCACAACGACGTCATGCAGGCCTTCGGCACGCCGGAGAAGCAGATCCTGATTGAGCCGGTGTTTGCCCAGTTCATACAAGCCTCCCACGGCAAGATGATCTACGGCATGGACGTGTTGTTGTCCAACCCGGATAGCATCGCCTCTACGGCTTGGCCCAACTACGGCAACGTGTGGCTGCCTGGCTGGCTGCAAGCCATCAACGATCCCAATGGGTTCCTCTTCCTGCCCATTGGCCCCGGCGACTTCCTGGTGCACCACGCCATTGCCCTGGGCCTGCACACCACCACGTTGATCCTGGTCAAAGGGGCGTTGGATGCCCGTGGCTCCAAGCTGATGCCGGACAAAAAAGACTTCGGCTACAGCTTCCCCTGCGACGGGCCGGGGCGGGGCGGCACCTGCGACATCTCCGCCTGGGATGCCTTCTACCTGGCCATGTTCTGGATGCTGAACACCATCGGCTGGGTGACCTTCTACTGGCACTGGAAGCACCTGGGGATCTGGAGCGGCAACACCGCCCAGTTCAACGAGAACTCCACCTACCTGATGGGCTGGCTGCGGGACTACCTCTGGGCCAACTCTGCCCAGTTGATCAACGGCTACAACCCTTACGGGATGAATAACCTGGCGGTTTGGGCCTGGATGTTCCTGTTTGGCCACCTGGTCTGGGCGACAGGGTTCATGTTCCTCATCTCCTGGCGCGGCTACTGGCAAGAGCTGATCGAGACGCTGGTGTGGGCGCACGAGCGCACCCCCTTGGCCAACTTGATCCGCTGGAAGGACAAGCCGGTAGCTCTGTCGATTGTTCAAGGTCGTCTGGTGGGCCTGGCTCACTTCACGGTGGGGTATGTGCTGACCTATGCGGCCTTTGTGATCGCCTCGACAGCTTCCCTATCTGGCTAG
- a CDS encoding leucyl aminopeptidase, whose translation MQLRLGEPPLTQAECALVYCFAPSGENATFSLPAEIASLDEKVWSGLVAEAAQEQKFQGKPNSSLALRLPGPIRKLVLVGLGDPAALTLEALRRATANGLRQAHSLKAKQVVLSLPDTGLDQVRAVQAVAEASLLVAHQDNRFKSPPKPEEERGFSVEEVTLLVPGLAQARQDYENALQRATEMAAGTILARELVAAPANVVTPPALAETARQLAQDYGLEVEILGREECQALGMGAFLGVAQASDLPPQFIHLTYKPKEGDPVAKLALVGKGLTFDSGGLNIKTDSRSIAMMKTDMGGAAAVLGAARALAALKPQVEVHFIVAATENMISGRALHPGDILTASNGKTIEVNNTDAEGRLTLADALVFAEKLGVDAIVDLATLTGACVIALGEEIAGLFTPDEKLAQELQQAANLSGEKIWRLPLEESYFEGLSSTVADMKNTGPRSGGSITAALFLKQFVEKTPWAHLDIAGPVWAEKDSGYTNKGATGYGVRTLVEWVLAREMAAASS comes from the coding sequence ATGCAGCTTCGTCTTGGCGAGCCCCCTCTAACGCAGGCAGAATGTGCCCTGGTCTACTGCTTTGCCCCCAGCGGCGAAAACGCCACCTTCTCGCTGCCTGCCGAAATTGCTTCCTTGGACGAGAAAGTGTGGTCGGGGTTGGTGGCGGAAGCAGCTCAAGAACAGAAGTTCCAGGGCAAGCCCAACAGCAGCCTCGCCCTGCGCCTGCCAGGGCCTATCCGCAAGCTGGTGCTGGTGGGGCTGGGGGATCCCGCCGCGCTGACCCTGGAAGCGCTGCGACGGGCTACTGCCAACGGCCTGCGCCAGGCCCACAGCCTCAAGGCCAAGCAGGTGGTGCTGTCCTTGCCAGACACTGGGCTGGATCAGGTGCGGGCGGTGCAGGCGGTGGCCGAAGCCAGCCTCCTGGTGGCCCACCAGGACAACCGCTTCAAATCTCCCCCTAAGCCCGAGGAAGAGCGCGGCTTCTCCGTTGAAGAAGTTACCCTCCTGGTGCCGGGGCTGGCCCAGGCCCGCCAGGACTATGAGAATGCCCTGCAACGGGCCACCGAGATGGCTGCCGGGACGATCCTGGCCCGCGAGCTGGTGGCCGCCCCGGCCAACGTCGTCACGCCTCCTGCCCTGGCCGAAACTGCCCGGCAACTGGCCCAAGACTACGGCCTAGAGGTGGAGATCCTGGGGCGGGAAGAGTGCCAAGCCCTGGGGATGGGGGCCTTCCTCGGCGTGGCCCAAGCCTCGGATCTGCCGCCTCAGTTCATCCACCTCACCTACAAGCCCAAGGAAGGGGATCCCGTTGCCAAGTTGGCCCTGGTGGGCAAGGGCCTCACCTTCGACTCCGGCGGCCTCAACATCAAAACCGACTCCCGCAGCATCGCCATGATGAAAACCGACATGGGGGGAGCGGCAGCCGTCTTGGGAGCTGCGCGAGCCCTGGCCGCCCTCAAGCCGCAGGTAGAGGTGCACTTTATCGTCGCTGCCACCGAAAACATGATCAGCGGCCGGGCCCTCCACCCCGGTGACATCCTCACCGCTTCCAACGGCAAGACCATCGAGGTCAACAACACCGATGCCGAGGGCCGTCTTACCCTGGCCGATGCCCTGGTGTTTGCTGAAAAGCTGGGGGTGGACGCCATTGTTGACCTAGCGACCTTGACCGGCGCCTGCGTCATTGCCCTAGGAGAAGAGATTGCTGGCCTCTTCACCCCCGACGAGAAGCTGGCCCAGGAGCTGCAGCAGGCAGCCAACCTCTCTGGCGAGAAGATTTGGCGCTTACCCCTGGAAGAGAGCTATTTCGAGGGCCTCAGCTCCACCGTAGCCGACATGAAAAACACTGGCCCCCGCTCTGGCGGCTCCATCACTGCCGCCCTCTTCCTTAAGCAATTTGTGGAGAAAACTCCCTGGGCCCACTTAGACATAGCTGGTCCCGTCTGGGCCGAAAAAGACTCGGGCTACACCAACAAAGGCGCCACTGGCTACGGCGTGCGCACCCTCGTGGAATGGGTCTTGGCACGGGAGATGGCAGCCGCCTCCTCCTAG
- a CDS encoding metal ABC transporter permease codes for MPETWARVVELLQLPFMQRALLGGILTGVTGGLLGSFAIFRQLAFFSDALGHSALLGIVLGVVLGLNPTAVLMVFGVVFALGVTFILERTQLSADAVLNIIYSSSLALAIIGLSLIPGYRGNLNQLLLGDILGISPPALWMSGLLLLLALGYIGLTLTAQMLLTLDESLARARGVEVGWQRLAFVVLLALVVALSIRSVGVLLVSAFVVIPASTARLLGSRFTTYVLLAMGFGGLSAVLGILLSAAFNLPSGPSIVATQLLFFLLAMAAKGASQLLRL; via the coding sequence ATGCCGGAGACCTGGGCGCGGGTGGTGGAATTGCTGCAGTTGCCCTTCATGCAGCGGGCCCTGCTGGGCGGGATCCTGACAGGGGTAACGGGGGGGCTGCTGGGCAGTTTTGCCATCTTTCGGCAGTTGGCGTTTTTTAGCGATGCCCTGGGGCATTCGGCGCTCTTGGGTATTGTCCTGGGAGTGGTTCTGGGACTGAATCCTACGGCGGTGCTGATGGTGTTTGGGGTGGTGTTTGCCCTGGGGGTGACTTTTATTCTGGAACGCACCCAGCTTTCGGCAGATGCGGTGCTGAACATCATCTACTCTTCCTCCTTGGCCCTGGCCATCATCGGCCTCAGCCTGATCCCCGGCTACCGCGGCAACCTCAACCAACTGCTCCTCGGGGACATCCTGGGCATCAGCCCGCCGGCCCTCTGGATGAGCGGCCTGCTCCTGCTGCTGGCCCTGGGGTACATTGGGCTGACTTTGACTGCCCAGATGTTGCTGACCCTGGATGAGTCGTTGGCGCGGGCGCGGGGGGTGGAAGTGGGCTGGCAGCGGCTGGCCTTTGTGGTGTTGCTGGCCCTGGTGGTGGCCCTGTCGATCCGCTCGGTGGGGGTGCTGCTGGTAAGCGCCTTTGTGGTCATCCCCGCTTCGACGGCGCGGCTTTTGGGATCCCGCTTTACAACCTATGTGTTGCTGGCCATGGGTTTCGGGGGCTTGAGCGCGGTGCTGGGGATCCTCCTCTCGGCCGCCTTCAACCTGCCCTCCGGCCCCAGCATCGTGGCCACCCAGTTGCTGTTTTTTCTCCTGGCTATGGCGGCCAAGGGGGCGTCGCAACTGCTGCGGCTTTAG
- a CDS encoding metal ABC transporter ATP-binding protein produces MTSGEVVLHVEGLTVYRGSQLAVQNVSFALEAGSHMAIVGPNGAGKSTLVQAILGILPRQCGSVWILGERLRLSGYLPQAVRQQIAYVPQRLQFNPAIPVTVAEFVALGWGSLRPRWPWQQQAARQEAVRKALQRAEALHLAPKPLGQLSGGELKRVLLAYCLVWPRRLLVLDEAPAGLDSPSEGEFYRLLEELRRSLGWTILQVSHDLEMVSRHCDRVLCLNRSLICQGSPEVALAPEMLSRVYGPEFARYIHHH; encoded by the coding sequence GTGACCTCTGGCGAGGTTGTCCTACACGTAGAGGGGTTGACGGTCTATCGGGGATCCCAGCTGGCTGTGCAGAATGTGTCGTTTGCGCTGGAGGCGGGATCCCATATGGCGATTGTCGGTCCCAACGGCGCCGGCAAGAGCACCCTCGTGCAGGCCATCTTGGGGATCCTGCCCCGCCAGTGCGGCTCGGTTTGGATCCTGGGAGAGCGGCTGCGCCTGTCGGGGTATTTGCCCCAGGCGGTGCGGCAGCAGATTGCCTACGTGCCCCAGCGGTTGCAGTTCAACCCCGCCATTCCCGTGACGGTGGCGGAGTTTGTCGCCCTGGGCTGGGGATCCCTCAGACCCCGCTGGCCCTGGCAGCAGCAAGCTGCTCGGCAAGAAGCTGTTCGGAAGGCCTTGCAACGGGCCGAGGCCCTGCACCTGGCCCCTAAGCCTTTGGGTCAACTGAGCGGCGGCGAGCTGAAACGGGTGTTGCTGGCCTATTGTCTAGTTTGGCCGCGGCGGCTCCTAGTGCTGGACGAGGCCCCCGCTGGCCTGGATAGCCCCAGTGAAGGGGAGTTCTATCGGCTGTTGGAAGAGCTGCGCCGATCCCTGGGCTGGACCATCCTACAAGTCTCCCACGACCTGGAAATGGTGTCCCGCCATTGCGACCGCGTGTTATGTCTCAATCGCTCCCTGATCTGCCAGGGATCCCCCGAGGTGGCCTTGGCCCCAGAGATGCTGAGCCGCGTCTACGGCCCCGAGTTTGCCCGCTACATCCACCATCACTGA
- a CDS encoding metal ABC transporter solute-binding protein, Zn/Mn family — protein sequence MADKANSLRSARPVRSLVLLVAALSVGILGCSQTRREEPQAQQGSTPPKVVTTILPMTQFTRAVAGDRAEVRPLIPPQMEPHSFQARPEDARLLAQADVLVINGLGMETFLEGLLANAGNPKLRLIDSSQGIPTLQTEEPKHGHGHSHGHSHGHSHSHAHEHSHGELNPHIWLDPRRAIRQVENIRDGLMAADPEGAEIYRTNAAAFIEKLKALDEEIERRLAPFAGKKFVVFHNFAPYFAERYNLKAEFLVEIPEASPSPEDVRRVMDTVRQSGLKTILVEPQVGSDNPFEVLARDLGVQVRVFDPIETAGPEGIEPEYYLAIMRQNVENLVSAFEKEKAWLPLQLPLVGQATLEHLLARGR from the coding sequence ATGGCTGATAAAGCTAACTCTCTGCGTTCGGCTCGACCTGTGCGGTCGCTGGTCTTGCTGGTGGCCGCTCTCTCAGTCGGGATCCTGGGCTGCTCGCAGACACGCCGGGAAGAGCCCCAGGCCCAGCAGGGATCCACCCCCCCGAAGGTGGTGACCACGATCCTGCCGATGACGCAATTTACCCGCGCCGTGGCGGGGGATCGGGCGGAGGTGAGGCCTCTCATCCCTCCCCAGATGGAGCCCCACAGCTTTCAGGCTCGGCCCGAAGACGCGCGTCTGCTAGCCCAGGCAGATGTGCTGGTGATCAATGGGTTGGGAATGGAGACCTTTTTGGAGGGATTGCTCGCCAACGCTGGAAACCCCAAGCTGCGCCTTATCGACAGCAGCCAAGGGATCCCGACTCTGCAGACGGAGGAGCCAAAGCACGGCCACGGGCATTCCCACGGCCACAGCCATGGACACTCCCACAGTCACGCTCATGAGCACAGCCACGGCGAGTTAAACCCCCACATCTGGCTGGATCCGCGGCGGGCCATCCGGCAGGTGGAAAACATCCGCGACGGCCTCATGGCTGCGGATCCCGAGGGGGCAGAGATTTACCGCACCAACGCGGCTGCCTTTATCGAGAAGCTCAAGGCTTTGGACGAGGAAATTGAGCGGCGCCTAGCCCCCTTTGCAGGGAAAAAGTTTGTGGTCTTCCACAACTTTGCCCCCTACTTTGCCGAGCGTTACAACCTCAAGGCCGAGTTCTTGGTGGAGATCCCGGAAGCCAGCCCCTCCCCTGAGGATGTGCGGCGGGTGATGGATACGGTACGGCAATCGGGCCTGAAGACGATCCTAGTGGAACCTCAGGTGGGGAGTGACAACCCCTTTGAGGTTTTGGCCAGAGATCTGGGGGTACAGGTTCGCGTGTTCGATCCCATCGAAACCGCCGGCCCGGAGGGGATCGAGCCGGAATACTACCTAGCCATCATGCGGCAAAACGTGGAGAACCTGGTCTCCGCCTTTGAGAAGGAAAAGGCCTGGCTTCCCCTGCAGTTGCCCTTGGTGGGCCAGGCAACTCTCGAACACCTGCTGGCGAGGGGACGGTGA
- a CDS encoding SufE family protein, whose amino-acid sequence MIIILIQASGLMPEALRQIVGRFQKARTSRQKYELLLAYAKRLPPFPESQRTEENLVRGCASRVWLATELKDGKVYIQGDADAQLVKGLVAVLAEGLSGLRPEEILEVSLEFVREMGLNFSLSPSRSNGLVSMFSLLQQRALAFQKSGASGSAVSVVL is encoded by the coding sequence TTGATTATCATTCTCATTCAGGCCAGTGGGTTGATGCCCGAAGCTCTGCGGCAGATTGTAGGTCGCTTTCAAAAGGCCAGAACCTCCCGTCAGAAGTACGAATTGCTTCTGGCCTATGCCAAGCGCCTGCCCCCTTTCCCCGAGTCGCAGCGAACAGAGGAGAATCTGGTGCGGGGTTGTGCCTCGCGGGTGTGGCTGGCCACCGAGCTAAAAGACGGCAAGGTCTACATCCAAGGGGATGCCGATGCCCAGTTGGTCAAGGGCTTGGTGGCTGTTTTGGCGGAGGGGTTGAGCGGTCTGCGCCCAGAGGAGATCCTGGAGGTTTCCCTAGAGTTTGTGCGGGAGATGGGCCTCAACTTTAGCCTTAGCCCTTCCCGCAGCAATGGCCTGGTGAGCATGTTTTCGCTGCTGCAGCAGCGGGCCTTGGCTTTTCAGAAGTCAGGCGCTTCCGGCTCTGCTGTCTCTGTCGTCTTGTGA
- the cfa gene encoding cyclopropane fatty acyl phospholipid synthase, whose amino-acid sequence MLRLALSRGFLEVEKSLSIWHRLARRYGLRLLSAADIAVNGSRPWDLQIHDERLYLRCLLYGSLGFGEAYMEGWWDCEAIDELVYRLLTSQAAEQVGWPVRLLLALDSRLVNRQRGKGAFVVGQRHYDLGNDLYEAMLDRRLIYSCAYWDGGAQTLDEAQEAKLDLIARKLDLQPGMRVLDIGCGWGGTAQYLAERYGVQVVGITVSQEQAKLASERCQGLPVEIRLEDYRQTQGKFDRIISVGMFEHVGYRNYRTFMQVARRLLNDNGLFLLHTIGSNVAYQGRDPWIERYIFPNSMLPSPRLITAAFEGLFVLEDWHNFGINYVATLKAWHANFERAWPQLARRYDERFRRMWRLYLLMSAGSFKARASQLWQLVLSPRGVEGGYRSVR is encoded by the coding sequence ATGTTGCGATTAGCCCTCAGCAGGGGGTTCCTGGAAGTGGAAAAAAGCCTTAGCATCTGGCATCGGCTGGCCCGCCGATATGGGCTTAGGCTCTTGAGTGCTGCCGATATAGCCGTCAATGGCTCGCGGCCCTGGGATCTGCAAATCCACGACGAGCGGCTCTACCTGCGCTGCCTGCTCTATGGATCCCTGGGCTTTGGCGAGGCCTACATGGAGGGCTGGTGGGATTGCGAGGCTATTGACGAGTTGGTTTACCGTCTTCTCACCAGTCAGGCAGCGGAGCAAGTGGGCTGGCCAGTTCGGCTCCTGCTGGCGTTGGACAGTCGCCTAGTTAATCGCCAGCGGGGTAAGGGAGCGTTTGTGGTTGGCCAGCGCCACTACGACCTTGGCAACGACCTCTACGAAGCCATGCTGGATCGCCGCCTGATCTATAGCTGTGCCTACTGGGATGGGGGGGCGCAGACCCTGGACGAGGCCCAGGAAGCCAAGCTGGATCTCATTGCCCGCAAGCTGGATCTGCAGCCCGGCATGCGCGTGCTCGACATTGGCTGCGGTTGGGGCGGCACGGCCCAGTACCTAGCCGAACGCTACGGCGTGCAGGTGGTGGGCATTACCGTCTCCCAAGAACAGGCCAAGCTGGCTAGCGAACGCTGCCAGGGCCTGCCGGTGGAGATTCGGCTGGAAGACTATCGCCAGACGCAGGGAAAGTTTGATCGGATCATTTCTGTGGGCATGTTCGAGCATGTGGGCTACCGCAACTACCGAACGTTTATGCAGGTAGCCCGCCGCTTGTTGAACGACAATGGCTTGTTTCTTCTGCACACCATCGGCAGCAACGTGGCCTACCAAGGTCGGGATCCGTGGATTGAACGCTACATTTTCCCCAACTCGATGCTGCCCTCGCCTCGTCTGATAACAGCGGCTTTTGAGGGTCTGTTTGTACTGGAAGACTGGCACAACTTTGGGATCAACTACGTGGCCACCCTAAAAGCTTGGCACGCCAATTTTGAGCGGGCATGGCCCCAACTGGCTAGGCGCTACGACGAGCGCTTCCGCCGCATGTGGCGGCTTTACCTGCTAATGAGCGCCGGCAGCTTCAAGGCCCGGGCTAGCCAGCTCTGGCAACTGGTCCTCTCCCCGAGGGGAGTAGAAGGCGGCTATCGCTCGGTGCGGTAG
- a CDS encoding archease: MARARWDHFEHMADVGVRGYGATPEEAFAQAALALTAVITSVDEVAPRERLEIELENSGDLELLLVDFLNAVIYEMAVRGMLFGKVEVHLAKDHLKASLWGERVDRAKHRPAVEVKGATYTQLKVAQESELWVAQCVVDV; the protein is encoded by the coding sequence GTGGCGCGGGCAAGATGGGATCATTTCGAACACATGGCCGATGTCGGCGTCCGCGGCTATGGGGCGACCCCGGAGGAAGCTTTTGCCCAGGCAGCTTTGGCCCTGACTGCGGTGATCACCAGCGTGGATGAAGTAGCTCCCAGGGAGCGGCTAGAGATTGAGCTAGAAAATTCAGGCGATCTGGAACTGTTGTTGGTGGATTTCCTGAACGCAGTGATCTACGAGATGGCAGTCAGAGGAATGCTCTTTGGGAAAGTTGAAGTGCATCTTGCAAAAGACCATCTCAAGGCCAGCCTGTGGGGGGAAAGAGTTGACCGCGCCAAGCACCGACCGGCAGTAGAAGTTAAAGGGGCAACTTACACCCAACTCAAGGTAGCCCAAGAGAGTGAGCTTTGGGTGGCACAGTGTGTGGTGGATGTGTAA